ACGGGCAAGGGCGTTGCAGAACTCGTGTTGGAGCATGGTCTCCTGACCGCCGCCCAGCTTGAGGAACTGCTTAGCCCCGAACGTCTGGCAAATCTGAGCAAATAGGCCGAAACTGGCCTGTAAACGCTCCAACCAGCCGTCTCGCCCCATAAGGCTTACCCCCACGAGGCTTTGTTCGGCGTGCCCGGAACCCCCACCGGACGCGACCAGGACACCCCCAACAGGACACCCCTAAGGATTCCAATGACCAACCCCATTACGGACCACACGGTCCCGGCCCAAGCGCACGCCAGCGAGAAAGCCCTCCACAAGGAGGACTCCGGCTATCACAAGGACCTCAAGCCGCGCCAGATCCAGATGATCGCGATCGGCGGCGCAATCGGCACGGGCCTGTTCCTGGGCGCCGGCGGCCGACTCAACGCAGCTGGTCCCTCCCTCGTTATCGCCTACGCAATCTGTGGTTTCTTCGCTTTCCTGATCCTCCGCGCCCTCGGCGAACTGGTTCTGCACCGCCCGTCGTCGGGTTCCTTCGTTTCCTACGCCCGTGAGTTCTACGGCGAAAAGGCAGCGTTCGTTTCGGGCTGGTTCTACTGGATCAACTGGGCCACCACCACTATCGTGGACATCACCGCAGCGGCGCTCTACATGGAGTTCTTCGGCAAATACGTCGCTTGGATAGGGGCCGTTCCGCAGTGGGCGTGGGCGCTCATTGCCTTGGTTGTAGTGCTCTGCCTCAACCTGGTTTCCGTGAAGGTCTTCGGTGAAATGGAGTTCTGGTTCGCGCTGATCAAGGTGGCCGCGCTGGTGGCCTTCCTCTTGGTGGGCACCTACTTCGTCGTCTTCGGTACCCCGGTTGAGGGCCAGGAAGTTGGCTTCAGCCTCATCGCGGACAACGGCGGGGTGTTCCCGAACGGCGTCCTGCCAATGATCATCCTCATGCAGGGTGTGCTCTTCGCTTACGCTTCGATTGAACTCATCGGCACGGCAGCCGGCGAAACCGCCAACCCCGAGAAAATCATGCCTAAGGCCATCAACTCCGTGGTCATCCGCATCGCCCTCTTCTACGTGGGCTCCGTGATTCTGCTGGCCCTCCTGTTGCCGTACACCTCTTACGAGAAGGGCGTCAGCCCGTTCGTGACGTTCTTCGGTTCCATTGGTGTGGAGGGCGTGGACGTCATCATGAACCTTGTGGTGCTCACCGCAGCACTGTCTTCGCTGAACGCCGGGCTCTACTCCACGGGCCGCATCCTACGCTCAATGTCCGTGGCCGGCTCGGCCCCGAAGTTCGCTCAGCGCATGAACAAGGCAGGCGTGCCCTACGGTGGCATCGCCATCACTGCCGGCGTTTCTCTCCTGGGCGTTCCGCTGAACTACCTTGTTCCGTCCGACGCCTTCGAGATCGTCCTGAACGTCGCTTCCGTGGGCATCATCGTCACGTGGGCCACCATCGTCCTCTGCCAGATGCAGCTCAAGCGCTGGGCCGACAAGGGCTGGCTGAAGCGACCGTCCTTCCGCTTGTTCGGAGCCCCCTACACCGGCTGGTTGTCCTTGATTTTCCTGGCGGCCGTGCTGATCATGGTGTTCATCGAATCTCCGTTGACCATGCTGGTCACCGCGATTGCCTGTGGACTTATGGTCTGGGGCTGGTTCCTGTGCCGCAAGCAAATCCATGAGCTTGCCGCCACCCGCGACGGCTACACCGGCAGCGCACCGGTCATCGCCAACCGCCCCTTGCCTGGCGGCGACAAGTAACAGCGGCGCTAAGTAAAGCCCAAGTAGCGTCCGACGGCGGCACCCGGGTTCCGTACCATCGGAACCCGGGTGCCGCCGTCGTTGGTTAACGCCCCACCTGGGTGAGGACGCGGCGGAAACAGACATCCGATCATTCGTGGCTACTATTGGTCCATGGCTGTCACAGACGAGGCGATCAGCAAGATCAAAGACATGCTGATCCGCGGCGAACTCAAGGCCGGCGACCGACTCCCGCCGGAAAAGGAACTGAGCGAACGGCTCGGCCTTTCAAGGAGTTCGTTGCGCGAAGCCGTGAAGGCCTTGGAGTTGATCCGCGTGCTGGACGTCCGCCGCGGAGATGGCACGTACGTCACAAGCCTCGATGCAAAACTGCTCAACGAAGCCGTGGCGTTTGTGGTGGACCTGCATCAGGACCGATCCATCCTGGAGCTCTTCGAGGTTCGGCGAATTTTGGAGCCCGCAACGGCCCACTTGGCAGCGGGCAAAATCACGCCGGACGAGATGTCGGCCCTCCGCGCCACCATGGACGGCATCGACGAGAACACGGACGTCGAGGAACTCGTGGCCCATGACCTGGAATTCCACAGCATCATTACCGAGGCCGCGGGAAACGACTACCTCGGGAGCCTCCTGGAAGCCCTGTCCAGCAGCACTGTGCGTGCCCGGATCTGGCGTGGGCTGACGCAGGAGAAAGCTGTGGCGCACACCTTGGCTGAACACCGTGCCATCGCGGACGCCCTGGAAAGGGGTGACGCCGAACTGGTGCGGGCCCTGGTCACCGTGCACATCAGTGGCGTGGAGAACTGGCTGCGGCAGGCTCTCTAGTCCTCGGTCACGGGGGTAACCGCCAAACCGTACGTCCGGATGGCAGTCTCCTCGAGCACCAGGTCCTGCTCTGAGGGACTCAAGGAAGACACGAGTTCCAGCAGAACATCCAGTGTCCGGCCATAGGGTGCCCCGAGGGTACTCACTGGCCAGTCACAGCCGATCATTAGACGCTCCGGCCCGAAAGCCTCCAACGCTGATTCGAACAGCGGCCGCAACGCATCCGCGGTGTATTCAGTGCCTGGCAGATGCAGCCCGGAAAGCTTGGCCACCGAGTTCGGTTCCCGCCCAAGCGCGCTGAAGTCGGCGCGCCACGAGTCCATGAGCTGAGGGTCAGCCAGCGGTGGCTTTCCCAAGTGATCCAGCACCACTGTCAGTTCCGGCATCTCACGGGCCAGTCGGACCGCAGAACTTAGGTGCCGCGGGTACGCATCCGGTATGTCCAAGGTGAGGCCGCGCCGCGCCACCAGCGCCAGCGACTCCCGGATCTGAGGAAGGTCCAGGAAATCATCCCGGGGATCGTCATGCACCAGATGCCGCACGCCCTTGAAGACCGACTGGGCTGTGAAACGGTGCAAGTGTTCGGCAGCTTCAGCAGGCTCATCCAACCTGATCCAGCCAACCACTCCGAACACCCAGGGATTCCGTGCTGCGACGGCCAACATGCTCTCGGTGTCGGCAACCGTGTCGTCGGCCTGCACCAGCACGGCTCCCCTGACCCCTGCAGCATCCAACGTCTCGCGGGCCTCGTCCTCGCCGAAGCTGCGGTAGAGCTCACCGTGCTGCGGACCAAGCCACGGGTAGTGGCGCACACCGCCGGTGACGAAGGTGTCCAGGGTCCACAGATGCAGGTGCGAATCAATCACGGCCGGCTGCCTCCAGCGCGCTCCACAGCTCTGCCGGGACGGGCGCCTCCATGCGGGCCGCGTTGGTGGCCACCTGTTCAGGAGAAGTCGCCCCGGCTGTCACGTTCACCACTGCCGGATGCCGCAGCGGGAACTGCAGCGTCGCCGTCGGAAGTTCCACAGCAAAGTCGCGGCAGATCGCCGCGAGCGCCCGTGCCCGTTCCAGCACGTCGGGCGGCGCCTGATCATAGTTGTAGTGTGCGTCGTCCGGGACTTCGGGCCGGGCCAGGAGGCCCGAGTTGTAGGCGCCAACACTGACGACGCCGGTGCGGCGCTCCGCACAGCGTTCAAGGAGCGGGACGCTGGGCTGCTCAAGCAGGGTGTAACGTCCGGCGAGCATCACGAGGTCCAGGTCTGCGGCTTCGACGCATTCCAAGGCAGCCTCGGCGGAGTTGATGCCCACACCGATTGCCCGGACCACACCCTCAGAGCGCAACTTCTCCAAGGCCGGGAGACCTTGGGAGATTCCGGCGTGGAGATCGTGGACGTCTGGATCGTGGAGGTAGACGATGTCCACGTGGTCCAGGCCGAGCCGTTCCAGGGAGTCCTCGATGCTGCGCCGGACGCCCTTCTCGGAGAAGTCCCACACGCGTTGGGTGAGGGCGGGGACGTCGAAGCCCTCGGGGTCCTGGCCGCCTGTGGAGTTGGGTTCCAGTAGCCGGCCTACTTTGGTGGAAATGACGAACTCTTCTCTGGGCTTATCCCGGAGGACGGCCCCCAGTCTCTGCTCGGACAGGCCCAGGCCGTAGTGGGGTGCGGTGTCGAAGTAGCGGATGCCGGCGTCCCAGGCGGCCAGGACAGTTGCGAGCGCCTCCCCGTCCGGGATGGCCCGGTAGAGGTTTCCGATGCCTGCTCCGCCGAAGCCCAGCTTGCCGAGGTTGAGTGAGTTCATGGCAGTTCCCATACCTTCTGGATACCCGCATCCTCCCCTGAGTAATCGTCCTGGACTTCCAAAAGTTCAGCCATGCTGGCCTGCCATGGCACGTTGGCCGGATGGTCGGCGAGCGCATGCCGCATTTTTTGGTAATTGTCGACGTCCACTACGTGGAAGAGATCGAGCCCGCTGCGCCAGATACGCCAGTTCCGCACGCCTGCCTCCTTGAGCGCTGTCACTAGCTCAGCCGGTATGTGCGCGTGGGCGTCAGCGTATGCTTCTTCGGTCCCTGGCTTGAGCCTTGTGTGGAGGGCGATGCTCTCAACCATTCACGGCCCCGGGATCCGCAGCCGTCTGCTTAAGGAACAGTTCCAGCACAGGTACGGCGACGTCCGGCCGCTGCACTGGCAGCTTGATGGTCAGGGTTCCTGGCGGTTGGCCTCCGGGGATGGTGTTGAATGCCTGTTGGTCCGGATCGACTTCCTTGAGGAACACCTCGGACGCGTCGTTCAGCAACTGGGCGTACTCAACCTTCCCGGCAAGGTCCGGCAGATGGATGTACTCGAACGGCCATGCGAAGAGGTGCACATACAGCCGGTCGCCGCGCTGGGTGTAGCGGGCGTCAGGAGGCGCCGTGAACCGGGACGCCCCTGCACCGTAAATCGCACGGGAATGTAGCTTCATCCAAGCGCCGATACCCTCCAAGGAAGACAGGGCACGCGGATCGATGCTGCCTCGGCCGGTGGGTCCCACATTGAGCAGCAGGTTTCCTCCATTGGATACCCCGTCCACCAGCATGCGGATGAGCAGGTCCACGGATTTGTAGTTCAGATTGTCCCTGTCATACCCCCAGCTCCCGTTGAGGGTTTGGCAGGCTTCCCAGGTGACGGAAACGCCGTCGCGCATCATGGGCTCGGTGGGCTGGTATTGCTCAGGCGTCACTACGTCCCCCGGGATGTCCAAGCGGTCGTTGACCACTATCCCGGGCTGCAGCTCGCGCACCATTGCGAGCAACGCCTCCGAATCCCAATCCTTGCGACCCTTCCCGCCCCAAAATTCCGTGATGCTGGTCCCGGAGTAAGAGAAGTCGAAGAAGAGGTAGTCGATGGTCCCGTAGTTGCTCAGGAGTTCACGCACCTGACCGTGCAGGTACTCGCGGTAGCGCGCCATGTCGCGTCCCGCGTTCAAGCTTTCGACGTCGTCCGCGTTACGTTGCGGGTGTACCCCGTCAACGGTGAAGTCGGGGTGGTGCCAGTCGATGAGCGAGTGATAGAAGCCGACCTTCAGCCCCTCGGCCCGGAGTGCTTCCACATAGGGCGCGATCAGGTCGCGGCCAGCGGGTGTGTTGGTGGCTTTGTAGTCCGTGAGGGCTGAATCCCACAGGCAGAAGCCGTCATGGTGCTTGGTGGTCAAGACCACGTACTTCATACCGGCGTCCCGGGCGGCACGGGCCCATTCCCGGGGGTCGTAAAGATCGGGATCGAAGCGCTGGAAGTACTTGGAGTACTCCTCCACCGTAGTTTCCTCGATGTTCATGACCCACTCATGCCGGGCGGGCAGGGCGTAGATGCCCCAATGAACGAACATTCCAAAACGGGCCTCTTCGAACCAGGGTGCGTGCTGGATCAACGGGGTTCCTTCCAGATGGGGCCGTTCGGAAAGCTGTACGCGGCCAGTGTTTCACGGAGCATTTCGTTTCCTGCACCTGGCGCAGCAGGCGGCCAGTAGGCGCCGTCGTGGACTACAACGGGCGTGATGAAGTGTTCGTGGAGGTGGTCCACGAACTCGATGGTCCTGCCCTCTTTGGTCCCGGATACAGCGATGTAGTCGAACATGGACAGGTGCTGCACTGCCTCGCACAGCCCAACACCGCCGGCGTGCGGACAAACCCTCACGCCGAACTTGGCAGCGAGGAGAAGAATGGCGATGTTCTCGTTCACCCCCGCTACCCGGGCGGCGTCAATCTGCAAGACCTGAAGCGAACCAGCTTGGAGCATCTGTTTGAACACCACCCGGTTCTGGACGTGTTCCCCGGTGGCCACGGGAATGGGCGCCACTCCGCGGGCGATGGCGGCATGTCCCAGGATGTCGTCCGGGCTGGTGGGCTCTTCGATCCAGGCGATGTGGTACGGGGCGAGGTGGGCCATCCAGTCGATGGCCTGTTGGACATCCCAGCGCTGGTTGGCATCCACCGCGATCTTGATGTCGGGACCCACGGCAGCGCGTGCAGTTCGAACGCGGCGGATGTCGTCCTCCAAGGACGCACCGACTTTGAGCTTGATCTGGGCAAATCCGTCAGCCACAGCTTCCTTGGCCAACCGCGTCAGTTTCTCGTCGCTGTAACCCAGCCACCCCGGCGTCGTGGTGTACGCGGGGTAACCGTCAGCGCGAAGTGTCGCTGTGCGGGTTTCCCTTCCGGGTTGAGCGGCGCGAAGGATGGTGAGAGCTTCGTCCGGGGTAAGCGCGTCCGTGAGGTAGCGGAAGTCGACGAGCGCTACCAGCTCTTCGGGGGTCATGCCGGCGAGCAACTCCCACAGCGGCAGTCCTGCACGTTTGGCCTTCAAATCCCACAGCGCATTGACCACGGCGCCGATAGCCATATGCATGACGCCCTTCTCGGGACCCAGCCAGCGGAGTTGGGAGTCGTGGGCCAGCAGCTTCCACGTGGCGCCCATGTCATCCAGCAGTGTCTCAACGTCCCGGCCAAGGATGTGCCCACGCAGTGCATCAAGTGCTGCGGTTTCCACTTCATTGCCACGCCCTATGGTGAACACGAAGCCGTGGCCCTCATGCCCGTCCCCGGCATCTGTGCGGATGATCAGGTATGCAGCTGAATAGTCCGGGTCCGGATTCATGGCATCCGAGCCGTCCAGTTCAAGGGATGTCGGGAAGCGGATATCAAACGTATCCACTGCGGTGATGATGCTCATGCGGCTCCTGAAGTGTGTCACGATTCACCACCGAGCCTAAACATCCGATGTCTACCTTGTCAATGGGTCACATTTCCGTATTATGGGTGAAAACATCACACTAGAGCTCGGATGTTAGTCCCGAACGCACGGAGGAAGCCATGACCTTGAAATTCGCCAGGCTGGGTACGGCCGGAAACGAACAACCGGCCGTCATCGCCCAGGACGCCCACGGTGCTGAGAAGTACTTCAGCCTCACGGCCCTGACCAACGACATCGACGGCGGTTTCCTCGCCTCGGACGGCATCGAACGCACCCGCGAAGCCCTGAACAAAGGGGAACTCCCCGAAATCTCGCCCGAAGCTGTGCGCATCGGCGCCCCCGTCGCCCACCCGGGTGCAGTGGTAGCCATCGGGCTCAACTACACCGCACACGCAGCCGAATCCGGCGCCACGCCGCCCGAAGTTCCCGTCGTATTCCTGAAGCCAAGCAACACCATCGCTGGCCCGTTCGACGCCGCCCCCATCCCGCCGTCTTCTGAAAAGTACGACTGGGAGGTGGAACTGGCAATCGTGATCGGCAAGGAAGCG
This genomic interval from Paenarthrobacter aurescens TC1 contains the following:
- a CDS encoding putative amidohydrolase family protein (identified by match to protein family HMM PF04909), which encodes MIDSHLHLWTLDTFVTGGVRHYPWLGPQHGELYRSFGEDEARETLDAAGVRGAVLVQADDTVADTESMLAVAARNPWVFGVVGWIRLDEPAEAAEHLHRFTAQSVFKGVRHLVHDDPRDDFLDLPQIRESLALVARRGLTLDIPDAYPRHLSSAVRLAREMPELTVVLDHLGKPPLADPQLMDSWRADFSALGREPNSVAKLSGLHLPGTEYTADALRPLFESALEAFGPERLMIGCDWPVSTLGAPYGRTLDVLLELVSSLSPSEQDLVLEETAIRTYGLAVTPVTED
- a CDS encoding putative alpha-L-fucosidase (identified by match to protein family HMM PF01120) — its product is MIQHAPWFEEARFGMFVHWGIYALPARHEWVMNIEETTVEEYSKYFQRFDPDLYDPREWARAARDAGMKYVVLTTKHHDGFCLWDSALTDYKATNTPAGRDLIAPYVEALRAEGLKVGFYHSLIDWHHPDFTVDGVHPQRNADDVESLNAGRDMARYREYLHGQVRELLSNYGTIDYLFFDFSYSGTSITEFWGGKGRKDWDSEALLAMVRELQPGIVVNDRLDIPGDVVTPEQYQPTEPMMRDGVSVTWEACQTLNGSWGYDRDNLNYKSVDLLIRMLVDGVSNGGNLLLNVGPTGRGSIDPRALSSLEGIGAWMKLHSRAIYGAGASRFTAPPDARYTQRGDRLYVHLFAWPFEYIHLPDLAGKVEYAQLLNDASEVFLKEVDPDQQAFNTIPGGQPPGTLTIKLPVQRPDVAVPVLELFLKQTAADPGAVNG
- a CDS encoding putative L-asparagine permease (identified by match to protein family HMM PF00324), with amino-acid sequence MTNPITDHTVPAQAHASEKALHKEDSGYHKDLKPRQIQMIAIGGAIGTGLFLGAGGRLNAAGPSLVIAYAICGFFAFLILRALGELVLHRPSSGSFVSYAREFYGEKAAFVSGWFYWINWATTTIVDITAAALYMEFFGKYVAWIGAVPQWAWALIALVVVLCLNLVSVKVFGEMEFWFALIKVAALVAFLLVGTYFVVFGTPVEGQEVGFSLIADNGGVFPNGVLPMIILMQGVLFAYASIELIGTAAGETANPEKIMPKAINSVVIRIALFYVGSVILLALLLPYTSYEKGVSPFVTFFGSIGVEGVDVIMNLVVLTAALSSLNAGLYSTGRILRSMSVAGSAPKFAQRMNKAGVPYGGIAITAGVSLLGVPLNYLVPSDAFEIVLNVASVGIIVTWATIVLCQMQLKRWADKGWLKRPSFRLFGAPYTGWLSLIFLAAVLIMVFIESPLTMLVTAIACGLMVWGWFLCRKQIHELAATRDGYTGSAPVIANRPLPGGDK
- a CDS encoding putative D-threo-aldose 1-dehydrogenase (identified by match to protein family HMM PF00248) → MNSLNLGKLGFGGAGIGNLYRAIPDGEALATVLAAWDAGIRYFDTAPHYGLGLSEQRLGAVLRDKPREEFVISTKVGRLLEPNSTGGQDPEGFDVPALTQRVWDFSEKGVRRSIEDSLERLGLDHVDIVYLHDPDVHDLHAGISQGLPALEKLRSEGVVRAIGVGINSAEAALECVEAADLDLVMLAGRYTLLEQPSVPLLERCAERRTGVVSVGAYNSGLLARPEVPDDAHYNYDQAPPDVLERARALAAICRDFAVELPTATLQFPLRHPAVVNVTAGATSPEQVATNAARMEAPVPAELWSALEAAGRD
- a CDS encoding transcriptional regulator, GntR family (identified by match to protein family HMM PF00392; match to protein family HMM PF07729) codes for the protein MAVTDEAISKIKDMLIRGELKAGDRLPPEKELSERLGLSRSSLREAVKALELIRVLDVRRGDGTYVTSLDAKLLNEAVAFVVDLHQDRSILELFEVRRILEPATAHLAAGKITPDEMSALRATMDGIDENTDVEELVAHDLEFHSIITEAAGNDYLGSLLEALSSSTVRARIWRGLTQEKAVAHTLAEHRAIADALERGDAELVRALVTVHISGVENWLRQAL
- a CDS encoding putative mandelate racemase/muconate lactonizing enzyme (identified by match to protein family HMM PF01188; match to protein family HMM PF02746), whose product is MSIITAVDTFDIRFPTSLELDGSDAMNPDPDYSAAYLIIRTDAGDGHEGHGFVFTIGRGNEVETAALDALRGHILGRDVETLLDDMGATWKLLAHDSQLRWLGPEKGVMHMAIGAVVNALWDLKAKRAGLPLWELLAGMTPEELVALVDFRYLTDALTPDEALTILRAAQPGRETRTATLRADGYPAYTTTPGWLGYSDEKLTRLAKEAVADGFAQIKLKVGASLEDDIRRVRTARAAVGPDIKIAVDANQRWDVQQAIDWMAHLAPYHIAWIEEPTSPDDILGHAAIARGVAPIPVATGEHVQNRVVFKQMLQAGSLQVLQIDAARVAGVNENIAILLLAAKFGVRVCPHAGGVGLCEAVQHLSMFDYIAVSGTKEGRTIEFVDHLHEHFITPVVVHDGAYWPPAAPGAGNEMLRETLAAYSFPNGPIWKEPR
- a CDS encoding putative protein of unknown function (DUF718) (identified by match to protein family HMM PF05336), with product MVESIALHTRLKPGTEEAYADAHAHIPAELVTALKEAGVRNWRIWRSGLDLFHVVDVDNYQKMRHALADHPANVPWQASMAELLEVQDDYSGEDAGIQKVWELP